From Archaeoglobus sulfaticallidus PM70-1:
TCAATCCAGCTTGCCCTTGCTTTTCCTGCTGGTGCCGGAGTGGCTGGAGTGATAGCCTCTGCCACAAAGTTCTTGGCCGTATTTTCTGTTACGCAGATTCCCCTCGCGATAATAGAGGGTATAGTTGCCGCCCTTCTGATGGGCTATCTTGTTCAGATAAGAGATGACCTGTCCGTGGAGGTTGCAGCATGAAGTTAAAGGTGATTGTACTTCTGACAGCGATCTTCTTTTTCGTTACCATAGCCGCTGCTGAAGAATGGGCTGGAGCGGATGAGAAGGCAGAAGAGGTTATTGGAGATATAGCACCCGATTATGAGCCCTGGTTCTCTCCAATCTTTGAACCTCCAAGCGGTGAGATAGAAAGCCTGCTTTTCAGTCTGCAGGCTGCAATAGGATCACTGATAATCGGCTACATC
This genomic window contains:
- a CDS encoding energy-coupling factor ABC transporter substrate-binding protein, coding for MKLKVIVLLTAIFFFVTIAAAEEWAGADEKAEEVIGDIAPDYEPWFSPIFEPPSGEIESLLFSLQAAIGSLIIGYIIGYYRGTRYARNA